A DNA window from Chryseobacterium sp. MEBOG06 contains the following coding sequences:
- a CDS encoding cysteine hydrolase family protein produces the protein MRNKLKNILAVMLTSISLLSINAQQKGKMENTALLIIDVQNDYFPGGKMELHGAEKAGQNTKRILEYFRKNNLQVIHIMHVSTNEGATFFLPDTSGVKISALVSPQKDEKIITKHFPNSFRETDLLEYLYSKNVKNLVIAGMMTDVCVESTTRAAFDYGFSNTIIGDATATIDRELDGQIVRAQEVQRSFLAGISALGNLYAHIVSTNDFISGK, from the coding sequence ATGAGAAATAAATTAAAAAACATTCTGGCTGTAATGCTAACCTCAATTTCATTATTATCAATTAACGCACAACAAAAAGGAAAAATGGAAAACACCGCATTATTAATTATCGACGTACAAAATGACTACTTCCCGGGAGGGAAAATGGAACTTCACGGAGCTGAAAAGGCCGGACAAAATACAAAACGGATTTTAGAATATTTTAGAAAAAATAATCTTCAGGTGATTCATATAATGCATGTTTCAACCAATGAGGGAGCCACATTTTTTCTTCCTGATACCTCCGGAGTGAAAATCAGTGCTTTGGTGTCTCCGCAAAAAGATGAAAAAATTATAACAAAGCACTTTCCTAATAGTTTCAGAGAAACAGATCTTCTGGAATACCTTTATTCAAAAAATGTTAAAAATCTGGTGATCGCCGGCATGATGACGGATGTTTGTGTAGAATCTACCACAAGAGCTGCTTTTGACTATGGTTTCAGTAATACAATTATCGGGGATGCCACAGCAACAATAGACAGGGAACTCGATGGCCAGATAGTGAGAGCACAGGAAGTTCAGCGATCCTTTTTAGCGGGAATTTCTGCCTTAGGAAATCTTTACGCCCATATCGTCAGTACCAATGACTTCATTAGTGGAAAATAG
- a CDS encoding Crp/Fnr family transcriptional regulator, producing the protein MSSLLYKNISRYIDLSEEDFKRFEAPFKHVRFKKKDIVLREGSHCLFEGFVLSGCFKIFYLNEKGFEQTLYFAVEGWWITDIDSLINNVPSTLNIEALKDSEVMMISKKDKDILYETMPQVEKLFRIMNQQSSVALQRRILSLTGKTADKRYLEFLEKYPGLEQRLTQQQVASYLGITHEFLSKIRKKLI; encoded by the coding sequence ATGTCTAGTTTACTTTATAAAAATATCAGCAGGTACATTGATCTTTCTGAAGAAGATTTCAAAAGGTTTGAAGCACCATTTAAGCATGTGCGATTTAAAAAGAAAGATATAGTTCTAAGAGAAGGCAGTCACTGCCTTTTTGAAGGATTTGTTCTGAGTGGCTGTTTTAAAATTTTTTACCTTAACGAAAAGGGATTTGAGCAGACCTTGTATTTTGCAGTAGAAGGGTGGTGGATTACAGATATAGACAGCCTGATCAATAACGTTCCTTCCACATTGAATATTGAAGCACTCAAGGACAGTGAGGTAATGATGATTTCAAAAAAAGATAAAGATATTCTGTATGAAACTATGCCCCAGGTAGAAAAGCTTTTCAGAATTATGAATCAGCAGTCATCAGTCGCTCTCCAAAGAAGAATTCTTTCTCTGACGGGCAAAACAGCTGATAAACGTTATCTGGAATTTTTAGAAAAATATCCTGGTCTGGAACAAAGGCTTACACAGCAGCAGGTTGCCTCTTATTTAGGGATCACTCATGAGTTTTTAAGTAAAATAAGAAAAAAACTTATTTAA